One Sphingopyxis macrogoltabida genomic region harbors:
- a CDS encoding TonB-dependent receptor, whose amino-acid sequence MAANVDEAQDAPGTRSDIVVSGTLATEVESPKATAPIVDTPQTITVVSQEQLRQQNLLTLRDALSTIPGITFGAGEGGGGYGDSINLRGYSANNDLTIDGVRDSAQYSRTDPFNLQQIEVYNGANSVFNGSGSVGGTINLVSKIPFARDATTVQGAIGTDNYYRGAIDSNWRLNELIAVRLNAMYHENDVPGRDVENFKRWGVAPSFTIGVDSDTSLTLAYIHQDDNNTPIYGVPFFLSGVNNGPLPGVDDSDYFGIVNLDEQKTKVDRLTATFRHAFSDNVSIRNLTRWQRVHQLSQTSAPQGVFCLANGLQPIGTGPDSTVGAPCPAGQDAPGFYYPAGPRGLVRDQVNDLLHNQTDLTILSGAKGGFFNTLVIGASYSQEDYSIENAQLLRNPGGATPNPAQPPISLSNPNTAWNGPVNYVRTGNSYGDTRNWAIYAFDTLEISPMFEINAGVRYENARTVFRADTVTTPATGAVYTRGADQISDENLFSYRIGAVFHPIENVSLYAAYGNARTPTSATVRAGCGLPTAPGAADPCATAPEKARNIEFGAKAELADKKLLLTAALFRNERTNFRVPSNDPAQPASLQVLDGRSRVDGVALGLTGNITPEWAVFANYTYLDSKVKQSVSDFCLESGCVDPQAGDRLIQTPKHSGSLFTTYAFPFGLQIGYGLSYQGKFATNQRNALQRTQFMVDDYLIHRLFASYDFKNGLVAQVNVSNVTNEDYYTGVRNNANATTGIITGGWATPGDSRSAVFSLFYNF is encoded by the coding sequence ATGGCCGCGAATGTCGACGAGGCACAGGATGCGCCGGGTACCCGCAGCGACATCGTCGTGAGCGGCACGCTGGCGACCGAAGTCGAATCACCGAAAGCGACGGCGCCGATCGTCGACACGCCGCAGACGATCACGGTGGTTTCGCAGGAACAGCTCCGCCAGCAGAATCTGCTGACACTGCGCGACGCGCTGTCGACGATCCCCGGCATCACCTTTGGCGCCGGCGAAGGCGGCGGCGGCTATGGCGACTCGATCAACCTGCGCGGCTATTCGGCGAACAACGACCTCACCATCGACGGCGTCCGCGACAGCGCGCAGTACAGCCGCACCGACCCCTTCAACCTGCAGCAGATCGAAGTCTACAACGGCGCCAATTCGGTGTTCAACGGTTCGGGCAGCGTCGGCGGCACGATCAACCTCGTCAGCAAGATCCCCTTCGCCCGCGATGCGACGACCGTGCAGGGCGCGATCGGCACCGACAATTATTACCGTGGTGCGATCGACAGCAACTGGCGGCTCAACGAGCTGATCGCGGTCCGCCTCAACGCGATGTATCACGAGAACGACGTGCCCGGCCGCGACGTCGAAAACTTCAAGCGCTGGGGCGTCGCGCCGTCGTTCACCATCGGCGTCGACAGCGACACCAGCCTGACGCTCGCCTATATTCACCAGGACGATAACAACACCCCGATCTATGGCGTCCCCTTCTTCCTCAGCGGCGTGAACAACGGCCCGCTGCCCGGCGTCGATGACAGCGACTATTTCGGCATCGTCAATCTCGACGAGCAAAAGACCAAGGTCGATCGCCTGACCGCGACCTTCCGCCACGCGTTCAGCGACAATGTCTCGATCCGCAACCTGACGCGCTGGCAGCGCGTCCACCAGCTAAGCCAGACCAGCGCGCCGCAGGGCGTCTTCTGCCTCGCGAACGGCCTTCAGCCGATTGGTACCGGCCCCGACTCAACCGTCGGTGCGCCCTGCCCCGCCGGTCAGGATGCCCCCGGCTTCTATTACCCGGCGGGCCCGCGCGGCCTCGTGCGCGACCAGGTCAACGACCTGCTCCACAACCAGACCGACCTGACGATCCTCAGCGGCGCCAAGGGCGGTTTCTTCAACACGCTGGTCATCGGCGCCTCCTACTCGCAGGAGGACTATTCGATCGAAAATGCGCAACTGCTCCGCAATCCGGGCGGCGCGACGCCGAACCCGGCGCAGCCGCCGATCAGCCTGTCGAACCCGAACACCGCCTGGAACGGTCCGGTCAATTACGTCCGCACCGGCAACAGCTATGGCGACACGCGCAACTGGGCGATCTATGCCTTCGACACACTCGAAATCTCGCCGATGTTCGAGATCAACGCCGGCGTGCGCTATGAAAATGCGCGCACCGTCTTCCGCGCCGATACGGTGACGACGCCAGCGACCGGCGCGGTCTATACCCGCGGTGCCGACCAGATCAGCGACGAGAATCTCTTCTCCTATCGCATCGGCGCGGTGTTCCACCCGATCGAGAACGTCAGCCTCTATGCCGCCTATGGCAATGCCAGGACGCCGACCTCTGCAACGGTTCGCGCGGGCTGCGGCCTGCCGACCGCGCCCGGCGCTGCCGATCCCTGCGCAACCGCGCCCGAAAAGGCCCGCAACATCGAATTCGGCGCGAAGGCTGAACTCGCCGACAAGAAGCTGCTGCTCACCGCCGCACTGTTCCGCAACGAACGCACCAATTTCCGTGTCCCCTCGAACGATCCGGCTCAGCCCGCCTCGCTGCAGGTGCTCGACGGCCGTTCGCGCGTCGACGGGGTAGCGCTTGGCCTGACCGGCAACATCACGCCCGAATGGGCGGTGTTCGCCAATTACACCTACCTCGACAGCAAGGTGAAGCAGAGCGTGTCGGACTTCTGCCTTGAAAGCGGATGCGTCGATCCGCAGGCGGGCGACCGCCTGATCCAGACGCCGAAGCATTCGGGCAGCCTGTTCACGACCTACGCCTTCCCGTTCGGGCTACAGATCGGCTACGGCCTCAGCTATCAGGGCAAGTTCGCGACCAATCAGCGCAATGCGCTGCAGCGGACGCAGTTCATGGTCGACGACTATCTGATCCACCGGCTCTTTGCGTCGTACGACTTCAAGAACGGCCTCGTGGCGCAGGTCAACGTCAGCAACGTGACGAACGAGGATTATTACACCGGCGTCCGCAACAATGCGAATGCGACGACGGGGATCATCACCGGCGGCTGGGCAACCCCCGGCGACTCGCGTTCGGCGGTGTTCAGCCTCTTCTATAACTTCTGA
- the thyA gene encoding thymidylate synthase produces MPDSIHYELQYLDLMRRIWVEGDERVDRTGVGTRSLFGETMRFSLRDDAIPLLTTKRVYWKTALRELLWFLTGDTNIRPLVAQGVRIWTDWPLEKYRRETGEAISAEDFEARVIADEAFATQWGDLGPVYGHQWVNWPRYEAAGEGLFRRAAQGHNQIAALVDGLRSNPGSRRHIFTGWNVADLDRMALPPCHMTYQFHVRSDGGLSCLLFQRSCDLGLGFAFNVFEAALLTRMIAQQCDLTAHELVWTGGDVHLYLNHQELVEQQLSRVPDGAPKLRILRRPDSIFDYKFEDFAVESYAPQAHISAPVAV; encoded by the coding sequence TTGCCTGATTCCATCCATTATGAGCTGCAATATCTCGACCTGATGCGCCGCATCTGGGTGGAGGGCGACGAACGCGTCGATCGTACTGGCGTCGGTACGCGATCGCTGTTCGGCGAGACAATGCGATTCTCACTGCGCGATGACGCGATTCCGCTGCTGACGACCAAGCGCGTCTATTGGAAGACCGCGCTCCGCGAACTGCTGTGGTTCCTGACCGGCGACACCAATATCCGGCCGCTGGTTGCGCAGGGGGTGCGGATCTGGACCGACTGGCCGCTGGAAAAATATCGCCGCGAAACTGGCGAAGCGATCAGCGCCGAGGATTTCGAGGCGCGGGTGATCGCCGACGAAGCCTTTGCGACGCAATGGGGCGACCTCGGCCCGGTCTATGGCCACCAGTGGGTCAACTGGCCGCGCTACGAGGCGGCGGGCGAGGGGCTTTTCCGCCGCGCGGCGCAGGGACACAACCAGATTGCGGCACTGGTCGACGGGCTGCGGAGCAATCCGGGCTCGCGGCGCCATATCTTTACGGGTTGGAATGTCGCCGATCTGGATCGGATGGCGCTGCCGCCCTGCCACATGACCTATCAATTCCACGTGCGTAGCGACGGCGGGCTGTCGTGCCTGCTCTTCCAGCGTTCGTGCGACCTCGGCCTCGGCTTCGCCTTCAACGTGTTCGAGGCGGCGTTGCTGACGCGGATGATCGCGCAGCAATGCGATCTCACTGCGCACGAGCTCGTCTGGACCGGCGGCGACGTCCATCTGTACCTCAACCATCAGGAGCTGGTGGAGCAACAGCTGTCGCGCGTACCCGATGGCGCCCCGAAGCTGCGCATCCTGCGCCGGCCGGACAGCATTTTCGACTATAAATTCGAGGATTTCGCCGTCGAATCCTATGCGCCGCAAGCGCATATTTCCGCGCCCGTCGCCGTGTGA
- a CDS encoding alpha/beta fold hydrolase, whose product MASGPTSNSFISQRLKLHYADWGNQDAPPLLLVHGGRDHCRSWDWVAERLADRYHIIAPDLRGHGDSAWSPDGNYEMGAFVYDLAQLIHQLDLAPVTIVAHSMGGNIATRYTGLYPGNVKKLVSIEGLGPSPAVQEERAKTSFDERMRQWIADKRHAAGRSPKRYATLDDALARMAAENSYLTPEQARHLTIHGINRNEDGSWSWKFDNYLNIWTIFDMPQDDLHRLWANITCPTLLLYGADSWASNPEKDGRIEHFSTAKVIEFENAGHWLHHDQFDRFMSTLDEFL is encoded by the coding sequence ATGGCAAGCGGCCCCACTTCGAACAGCTTCATTTCGCAGCGGCTGAAGCTCCACTATGCCGACTGGGGCAATCAGGACGCGCCGCCGCTCTTGCTCGTCCACGGCGGGCGCGACCATTGCCGCAGCTGGGACTGGGTCGCCGAGCGATTGGCCGACCGCTATCATATCATCGCGCCCGACCTTCGCGGCCATGGCGACAGCGCCTGGTCGCCCGACGGCAATTACGAGATGGGCGCCTTCGTCTATGACCTCGCGCAATTGATCCATCAGCTCGATCTCGCGCCGGTGACAATCGTCGCCCATTCGATGGGCGGCAATATCGCGACGCGCTATACCGGCCTCTATCCCGGCAATGTGAAGAAGCTGGTGTCGATCGAAGGCCTCGGCCCCTCGCCCGCAGTACAGGAAGAGCGGGCAAAGACGTCGTTCGACGAACGCATGCGGCAATGGATCGCCGACAAGAGGCATGCGGCGGGGCGCTCGCCGAAGCGTTACGCAACGCTCGACGACGCGCTGGCCCGCATGGCGGCGGAGAACAGCTATTTGACGCCCGAACAGGCGCGCCACCTGACCATCCACGGCATCAACCGCAACGAGGACGGAAGCTGGAGCTGGAAGTTCGACAATTATCTGAACATCTGGACGATCTTCGACATGCCGCAGGACGATCTGCACCGGCTGTGGGCGAATATCACCTGCCCGACATTGCTGCTGTACGGCGCCGATAGCTGGGCATCGAACCCCGAGAAGGACGGGCGGATCGAGCATTTCAGCACCGCGAAAGTGATCGAGTTCGAAAATGCCGGACACTGGCTCCACCACGACCAGTTCGACCGGTTCATGTCCACGCTAGACGAATTCCTCTAA
- a CDS encoding alpha-ketoacid dehydrogenase subunit beta codes for MNMIEAINSAMDVMLGRDDKMVVMGEDVGFFGGVFRATAGLQKKHGKTRVFDTPINECGIIGVAVGMGAYGLRPVPEIQFADYIYPGLDQLVSEAARLRYRSAGDFICPMTVRTPFGGGIFGGQTHSQSPESIMTHICGVKTVIPSNPYDAKGLLIAAIEDNDPVVFLEPKRIYNGPFSGYYDRPVEPWSKHEASAVPEDYYRIELGKAATVRAGEALTILAYGTMVHVTKTIVEEMGVDAEIIDLRTLLPLDIEAIETSVKKTGRCLIIHEATRTSGFGAELAALVQERCFYHLEAPVERVTGFDTPYPHSLEWAYFPGPVRIATALTNILKD; via the coding sequence ATGAACATGATCGAGGCGATCAACAGCGCCATGGACGTCATGCTCGGGCGTGACGACAAGATGGTCGTGATGGGCGAGGACGTCGGCTTTTTCGGCGGCGTTTTCCGCGCCACCGCGGGCCTGCAGAAAAAGCACGGCAAGACGCGGGTGTTCGACACGCCGATCAACGAATGCGGCATCATCGGCGTCGCGGTCGGCATGGGGGCCTATGGCCTGCGCCCGGTCCCCGAAATCCAGTTCGCTGACTATATCTATCCCGGTCTCGACCAGCTCGTCAGCGAAGCGGCGCGGCTGCGCTATCGCTCGGCGGGCGACTTCATCTGTCCGATGACCGTGCGCACGCCGTTCGGCGGCGGCATTTTTGGCGGCCAGACGCACAGCCAGTCGCCCGAAAGCATCATGACCCACATCTGCGGCGTCAAGACGGTGATCCCGTCGAACCCCTATGATGCCAAGGGCCTGCTGATCGCGGCGATCGAGGATAACGACCCGGTCGTGTTCCTCGAACCCAAGCGCATCTACAACGGCCCGTTCAGCGGCTATTACGACCGCCCGGTCGAGCCCTGGTCGAAGCATGAAGCGAGTGCGGTTCCCGAGGATTATTACCGCATCGAACTCGGCAAGGCGGCGACGGTACGCGCCGGCGAGGCACTGACGATCCTCGCCTATGGCACGATGGTCCATGTGACCAAGACGATCGTCGAGGAAATGGGCGTCGATGCCGAAATCATCGACCTGCGCACGCTGCTGCCGCTCGACATCGAAGCGATCGAAACCTCGGTGAAAAAGACCGGCCGCTGCCTGATCATCCACGAAGCCACGCGCACCTCGGGCTTCGGCGCCGAACTCGCGGCGCTGGTGCAGGAGCGTTGCTTCTATCATCTCGAGGCGCCGGTCGAACGCGTGACCGGTTTCGACACGCCTTATCCGCATAGCCTCGAATGGGCCTATTTCCCCGGCCCGGTGCGCATCGCGACTGCGCTGACCAATATCTTGAAGGACTGA
- a CDS encoding Fe2+-dependent dioxygenase yields MIRIIPDVLDADGVARLRAILDAAQWIDGNETSGPQAALAKHNEQLPEFGEAAAEAGRLVLDALGRSPLFIAAALPLKIYPPYFNRYAGGESFGDHIDNAIRMRRGSDFRLRSDLSATLFLAEPDSYEGGGLIVEGMAEAPGIKLPAGHLVLYPATTVHRVEPVTAGARVASFFWIQSMVRDQGQRNLLFDLDMGVQGAAAAMGQGDATVVRLTGVYHNLLRRWADS; encoded by the coding sequence ATGATCCGGATCATCCCCGATGTGCTCGACGCCGATGGCGTCGCAAGACTCCGCGCCATCCTCGACGCCGCGCAGTGGATCGACGGCAACGAAACCTCGGGCCCGCAGGCCGCGCTTGCCAAGCACAACGAACAGCTCCCCGAATTCGGCGAGGCGGCGGCAGAGGCCGGACGGCTGGTGCTCGATGCGCTTGGCCGCAGCCCGTTGTTCATCGCCGCCGCGCTGCCGCTCAAAATCTATCCGCCCTATTTCAACCGCTACGCCGGCGGGGAAAGCTTCGGCGATCATATCGACAACGCGATCCGCATGCGCCGCGGCAGCGATTTCCGGCTGCGCAGCGACCTGTCGGCGACACTCTTCCTCGCCGAACCCGACAGTTACGAGGGCGGCGGGCTGATCGTCGAAGGCATGGCGGAGGCGCCGGGCATTAAGCTGCCGGCGGGCCATCTTGTGCTTTACCCCGCAACGACGGTGCACCGCGTCGAGCCCGTGACCGCAGGCGCCCGCGTCGCCAGCTTCTTCTGGATCCAGTCGATGGTGCGCGACCAAGGCCAACGAAACCTGCTGTTCGACCTCGACATGGGGGTGCAAGGCGCAGCAGCAGCGATGGGTCAGGGCGATGCAACGGTCGTGCGCCTCACTGGCGTCTATCACAATTTGCTGCGCCGCTGGGCGGACAGCTAG
- a CDS encoding SDR family oxidoreductase produces the protein MSTFRDDLLAGKTAFVAGGTSGINLGIAKRFAELGAKVAVAGRDPEKAQRAAAEIGHDAIGLSGDVRDYAAIRGVMETVADKLGPMDIVISGAAGNFLAPVLGMSANAFRTVVDIDLNGTFNVFRGCHDLLNRPGASLIAITAGQAVNASALQAHACAAKAGINQLIRVLALEWGPEVRVNGISPGPIEGTEGMARLAPDAASRQAHYDRIAMKRWGEIGEVAESAVFLCSPAAGYITGTILDCDGGSQIGDASRGDLAKGMA, from the coding sequence ATGAGTACGTTTCGCGACGACTTGCTGGCGGGCAAGACGGCCTTCGTGGCCGGCGGCACCAGCGGTATCAACCTCGGCATCGCGAAGCGTTTTGCCGAACTGGGTGCCAAAGTCGCCGTAGCGGGCCGTGATCCGGAAAAGGCGCAGCGCGCAGCGGCGGAGATCGGCCATGACGCGATCGGCCTGTCGGGCGACGTTCGGGATTATGCGGCGATTCGCGGCGTGATGGAAACCGTCGCGGACAAGCTCGGGCCGATGGATATCGTCATATCGGGCGCGGCGGGCAATTTCCTCGCGCCCGTACTCGGCATGTCGGCGAATGCGTTTCGCACGGTGGTCGACATCGATCTCAACGGCACCTTCAATGTCTTCCGCGGCTGTCACGACCTGCTCAATCGGCCGGGGGCGTCGCTGATCGCGATCACGGCGGGGCAGGCGGTCAACGCCTCGGCGCTCCAAGCACATGCCTGCGCCGCAAAGGCCGGGATCAACCAGCTCATCCGCGTCCTCGCCCTCGAATGGGGTCCCGAAGTGCGCGTCAACGGCATTTCGCCGGGACCGATCGAGGGAACCGAGGGTATGGCGCGGCTCGCACCCGATGCCGCCTCGCGGCAGGCGCATTACGACCGGATCGCGATGAAGCGTTGGGGCGAAATCGGAGAGGTCGCCGAATCGGCAGTGTTTCTCTGCTCGCCGGCGGCTGGCTATATCACCGGTACGATCCTCGATTGCGACGGAGGCAGCCAGATCGGCGACGCCTCGCGCGGCGATCTGGCAAAGGGAATGGCCTGA
- the cpdR gene encoding cell cycle two-component system response regulator CpdR: MIRILLAEDDDVMREYLARALTSAGYHVTAVDRGTEAVPYIDSGTFDLLLSDIVMPEMDGIELAQHTAKVAPQTQVMFITGFAAVSLRAEENVPQAKLLSKPFHLKDLVREVDNLFGRADRSSQQ; encoded by the coding sequence ATGATTCGCATTTTGCTGGCCGAAGACGACGATGTGATGCGCGAGTATCTGGCGCGGGCGCTGACCAGCGCCGGTTACCATGTCACCGCGGTCGACCGCGGCACCGAAGCCGTCCCCTATATCGATTCGGGTACCTTCGACCTGCTGCTGTCCGATATCGTCATGCCCGAAATGGACGGGATCGAACTCGCCCAGCATACGGCCAAGGTCGCGCCGCAGACACAGGTCATGTTTATCACGGGCTTCGCCGCGGTATCGCTGCGCGCCGAAGAAAATGTGCCGCAGGCGAAATTGCTGTCGAAGCCTTTCCACCTCAAGGATCTGGTGCGCGAGGTCGACAATCTGTTCGGCCGGGCCGACCGGTCGAGCCAACAATAA
- a CDS encoding 3-methyl-2-oxobutanoate dehydrogenase (2-methylpropanoyl-transferring) subunit alpha has translation MTETLPKANLGRPASNLPPLSLHIPEPRYRPGDTPDFGDIAIPAVDATPRPGEATKPDAMRDLCYGLVRVLDFDGQAKGPWDPKLTPDRLRAMLRYMMLVRAFDDRMFRAQRQGKTSFYMKSTGEEATSVASTMAIDRSDMCFPSYRQQGILIVRDYPLIQMMNQIYSNRGDHLLGRQLPIMYSAPEHGFFSISGNLATQYPQAVGWAMASASKGDSRIATVWCGEGSSAEGDFHSALTFATVYNAPVIFNVVNNQWAISSFSGFAGGERTTFAARAVGYGIAGLRVDGNDPLAVYAATQWAADRARTNNGPTLIEHFTYRAEGHSTSDDPSAYRAADEATAWPFGDPIARLAQHLETLGEWDGERQEALRKELDDLVKTTQKQSEKLGILGHGMHQPFETMFQDVFEEMPWHLKEQSKQMLAEQEAKFGPNWKPE, from the coding sequence ATGACCGAGACGCTTCCCAAGGCGAATTTGGGGCGCCCGGCGAGCAACCTGCCGCCGCTGTCGCTCCATATTCCGGAACCGCGCTATCGTCCCGGCGACACGCCCGATTTCGGCGATATCGCAATCCCTGCGGTCGACGCGACGCCGCGTCCCGGCGAAGCGACCAAGCCCGACGCGATGCGCGACCTTTGCTACGGCCTCGTCCGGGTGCTCGATTTCGACGGACAGGCGAAGGGCCCGTGGGATCCGAAGCTGACACCCGACCGCCTGCGCGCGATGCTGCGCTATATGATGCTCGTCCGCGCGTTCGACGATCGGATGTTCCGCGCCCAACGGCAGGGCAAGACCAGCTTCTACATGAAATCGACGGGCGAGGAGGCGACCTCGGTCGCTTCGACGATGGCGATCGACCGGTCCGACATGTGTTTCCCGAGCTATCGCCAGCAGGGCATCCTGATCGTGCGTGATTATCCGCTGATCCAGATGATGAACCAGATCTATTCGAACCGCGGCGATCATCTGCTCGGCCGCCAGTTGCCGATCATGTATTCGGCGCCCGAGCATGGCTTTTTCAGCATCTCGGGCAATCTCGCGACGCAATATCCGCAGGCGGTGGGCTGGGCGATGGCTTCGGCGTCGAAAGGCGACAGCCGGATCGCGACCGTCTGGTGCGGCGAAGGCTCGTCGGCCGAGGGCGACTTCCACTCGGCGCTGACCTTTGCGACTGTCTATAATGCGCCGGTCATCTTCAACGTCGTCAACAACCAGTGGGCGATTTCCAGCTTTTCGGGTTTTGCCGGCGGCGAACGCACGACGTTCGCGGCGCGTGCGGTCGGTTACGGCATCGCCGGGCTGCGCGTCGACGGCAATGATCCGCTTGCGGTCTATGCCGCGACGCAATGGGCGGCCGACCGGGCGCGGACGAACAACGGCCCGACGCTGATCGAGCATTTCACCTACCGCGCCGAAGGCCATAGCACCTCGGATGACCCGAGCGCCTATCGCGCCGCCGACGAAGCGACCGCCTGGCCGTTCGGTGACCCGATCGCGCGCCTCGCCCAGCATCTCGAGACGCTCGGCGAATGGGACGGCGAACGTCAGGAAGCGCTGCGCAAGGAACTCGACGATCTGGTCAAGACGACCCAGAAACAGTCGGAAAAGCTCGGGATTTTGGGTCACGGCATGCACCAGCCGTTCGAAACCATGTTCCAGGACGTGTTCGAAGAGATGCCCTGGCACCTCAAGGAACAGAGCAAGCAGATGCTGGCAGAGCAAGAGGCCAAGTTCGGCCCCAACTGGAAGCCCGAATGA
- a CDS encoding JAB domain-containing protein — MTLHEPVGQRLDPLAPPGFVARQSEDGIACELLRPHFPPDRETLLLAGFDGYERLVRLEQAEGDRSGRCIIYPQSWRSLLCSGVVRVLMAHNHPSGIARPSDADRRCTQEAALFLRTLDVELVDHLIFVESGHFSFRRAELL; from the coding sequence ATGACCCTTCATGAGCCCGTCGGCCAACGGCTCGATCCGCTGGCGCCGCCCGGATTTGTCGCGCGCCAATCCGAGGACGGTATCGCGTGCGAGCTGCTGCGCCCGCATTTCCCGCCCGACCGCGAAACGCTCCTGCTGGCCGGATTCGACGGTTACGAGCGGCTGGTGCGGCTGGAACAGGCAGAAGGCGACCGCAGCGGCCGCTGCATCATCTATCCGCAGAGCTGGCGCAGCTTGCTGTGCAGCGGCGTCGTCCGCGTCCTGATGGCGCACAACCACCCCTCGGGCATCGCCCGGCCGAGCGATGCCGACCGCCGCTGCACGCAGGAAGCGGCGCTTTTCCTGCGCACGCTGGACGTCGAGCTGGTCGATCATCTGATTTTCGTCGAGAGCGGTCATTTCAGCTTCCGCCGTGCAGAATTACTGTAG
- a CDS encoding N-formylglutamate amidohydrolase: MSIPHAGRIYPPEILAAARVGRPELERLEDGWCDLIASGACTAGATVVQALWARAVADCNRGENQMAPGEVAIPLRAQFSAPGRKERAGLGVVPTRLADCGPLWKRPIDRAGLHWRLESFHRPYQAALAEELAAAYDRFGYAILIDLHSMPPIPAGQPGHGARIVIGDRFGATAGASLVELIVEAATRLEVPVTRNQPYAGGHIVRTHGRPERGIHAVQIEIDRSLYLTPDRSPDPARLAPISEWFAELVKRAALVSPAAEVPPLAAE; the protein is encoded by the coding sequence GTGTCCATTCCCCACGCCGGACGAATCTATCCACCCGAAATTCTGGCCGCAGCACGAGTCGGGCGCCCCGAACTCGAACGGCTCGAGGATGGCTGGTGCGACCTGATCGCTTCGGGTGCCTGCACGGCCGGCGCGACCGTCGTGCAGGCATTGTGGGCCCGCGCCGTCGCCGATTGCAATCGCGGTGAAAACCAGATGGCGCCGGGCGAGGTTGCGATTCCGCTTCGCGCGCAGTTTTCCGCACCGGGCCGCAAGGAGCGCGCCGGGCTGGGGGTTGTGCCGACGCGGCTCGCCGATTGTGGCCCCTTGTGGAAACGGCCGATCGACCGCGCCGGGCTTCACTGGCGTCTCGAATCCTTCCATCGCCCCTATCAGGCGGCGCTCGCCGAAGAGCTGGCGGCGGCGTACGATCGTTTCGGCTATGCGATCTTGATCGATCTTCACAGCATGCCGCCAATTCCGGCCGGGCAGCCGGGGCATGGCGCACGTATCGTGATCGGCGACCGCTTCGGCGCTACCGCGGGAGCGTCGCTCGTCGAGCTGATCGTCGAAGCGGCGACGCGGCTGGAGGTTCCGGTGACGCGCAACCAGCCCTATGCGGGCGGGCACATCGTCCGGACGCACGGGCGGCCCGAACGGGGGATCCACGCGGTGCAGATCGAAATCGACCGCAGCCTCTATCTGACGCCGGACCGGTCGCCCGATCCGGCGCGGCTGGCGCCGATTTCGGAATGGTTTGCGGAACTTGTGAAGCGCGCGGCTCTGGTGTCGCCGGCAGCCGAAGTTCCGCCGCTCGCTGCCGAATAA
- a CDS encoding energy transducer TonB, with protein MTGTRVEAASMAYTGQISARQRIAAGSGALLAVAAVGFGLVTGLDLHVVRKLSEAITAIAIPAPKPSPETVVPPEKPSEKASGKAAPANRHAKAAAIVAPKPKIPPLVPPPVAAASHPGTGSDASAGAAPIPGPGSGAGGTGDGTGTGGAGKGTGSGGTRPVWRSGRIDDDDYPAAASRAKIGGEVETLFTILPTGRVTGCRVTRSSGDASLDATTCRLIEKRFRFRPATNASGEPIASQYGWRQSWWLERRR; from the coding sequence GTGACGGGCACGCGCGTCGAGGCGGCGTCGATGGCCTATACGGGGCAGATTTCAGCACGGCAGCGAATCGCGGCAGGAAGCGGCGCCTTGCTGGCGGTCGCCGCGGTCGGCTTCGGGCTCGTGACCGGGCTGGACCTCCATGTCGTTCGCAAGCTGAGCGAAGCGATTACGGCGATCGCAATCCCAGCACCGAAACCGTCCCCCGAAACGGTCGTGCCTCCGGAAAAGCCGAGCGAAAAGGCAAGCGGTAAAGCCGCGCCGGCCAATCGCCACGCCAAAGCGGCAGCGATAGTCGCGCCGAAACCCAAAATCCCGCCACTGGTGCCGCCGCCCGTGGCGGCCGCCTCGCATCCTGGCACCGGCAGCGATGCGTCGGCGGGAGCGGCGCCGATCCCCGGCCCCGGTTCGGGCGCCGGCGGGACCGGTGACGGGACGGGGACCGGCGGCGCGGGCAAAGGTACCGGCTCGGGCGGCACGCGCCCGGTCTGGCGCAGCGGCCGGATCGACGACGACGATTATCCGGCCGCAGCGAGCCGGGCGAAGATCGGCGGCGAAGTCGAGACTCTCTTCACCATCCTGCCCACCGGACGCGTTACCGGGTGCCGCGTGACGCGGTCGAGCGGCGACGCCTCGCTCGACGCCACGACCTGCCGCCTGATCGAAAAGCGCTTCCGCTTCAGACCGGCAACCAACGCGAGCGGCGAACCCATCGCCAGCCAATATGGCTGGCGGCAAAGCTGGTGGCTCGAGCGCAGACGCTGA